One window of Pseudomonas sp. ML2-2023-3 genomic DNA carries:
- the hemE gene encoding uroporphyrinogen decarboxylase: protein MTVLKNDRFLRALLKQPVDVTPVWMMRQAGRYLPEYRASRAKAGDFMSLCKNAEFACEVTMQPLDRFPQLDAAILFSDILTIPDAMGQGLYFETGEGPRFKKVVSTLADIEALPIPDPQKDLGYVMNAVSTIRKELNGRVPLIGFSGSPWTLATYMVEGGSSKDFRKTKAMLYDTPQAMHLLLDKLAQSVTSYLNGQILAGAQAVQIFDTWGGNLSSAAYQEFSLAYMRKIVSGLIREHEGRKVPVILFTKNGGLWLESIADAGADALGLDWTCDLGEARKRVGNKVALQGNMDPTVLYANPEAIRTEVKRILASYGKGSGHVFNLGHGITPEVKPEHAGAFISAVHEFSGQYHE from the coding sequence ATGACTGTTCTCAAGAATGACCGTTTCCTTCGCGCTTTGCTCAAGCAACCCGTAGACGTAACCCCTGTGTGGATGATGCGTCAGGCCGGTCGCTACCTGCCGGAGTACCGTGCCAGCCGCGCCAAGGCCGGCGACTTCATGAGCCTGTGCAAGAACGCCGAATTCGCGTGTGAAGTCACCATGCAGCCTCTGGACCGTTTCCCGCAGCTGGATGCGGCCATCCTGTTCTCCGACATCCTGACCATCCCCGATGCCATGGGCCAGGGCCTGTATTTCGAGACCGGCGAAGGTCCCCGCTTCAAAAAAGTCGTCAGCACCCTGGCCGACATCGAAGCGTTGCCGATTCCCGATCCGCAAAAAGACCTCGGCTACGTGATGAACGCCGTCAGCACCATCCGCAAGGAACTGAATGGTCGCGTGCCCCTGATCGGCTTCTCCGGCAGCCCGTGGACTTTGGCCACCTACATGGTTGAAGGCGGCTCCTCCAAGGACTTCCGTAAAACCAAGGCCATGCTCTACGACACCCCGCAAGCCATGCACTTGTTGCTCGACAAACTGGCGCAGTCGGTCACTTCTTACCTCAACGGGCAGATCCTGGCCGGTGCGCAAGCGGTGCAGATCTTCGATACCTGGGGCGGCAACCTGTCGTCTGCGGCGTACCAGGAGTTCTCCCTGGCTTATATGCGCAAAATCGTCAGCGGCCTGATCCGCGAGCACGAAGGCCGCAAAGTGCCGGTCATCCTGTTCACCAAGAACGGTGGTCTGTGGCTGGAGAGCATTGCCGATGCAGGCGCCGATGCGCTGGGTCTGGACTGGACCTGCGACCTGGGCGAAGCCCGCAAGCGAGTGGGCAACAAGGTTGCGCTGCAAGGCAACATGGACCCGACCGTGCTGTACGCAAACCCGGAAGCAATCCGCACCGAGGTCAAGCGCATCCTGGCCAGCTACGGCAAGGGTTCGGGCCATGTGTTCAACCTGGGTCACGGCATCACCCCGGAAGTGAAGCCGGAACACGCAGGCGCCTTCATCAGCGCGGTGCACGAGTTCTCGGGGCAGTATCACGAGTAA
- a CDS encoding cytochrome b/b6 domain-containing protein, producing MKTINYSTLQKVLHGFSAMLIIWLMASGFYIGLVAEAVSYKQVIGSMNVSLGLLLTPVFILRFCVSFGRGCPATVDVNNLAPWLAFFIHTLLYLTVVTVLVSGVLMMDVPISFFNIVSFPAPMENSQLHELFALIHTQACAVLVLLVSVHVAAVIKHHCAGRPIIKRMFS from the coding sequence ATGAAGACTATTAACTACTCGACATTGCAGAAAGTGCTCCATGGGTTCTCTGCAATGTTGATTATTTGGTTGATGGCGTCGGGTTTTTATATAGGGCTTGTCGCTGAGGCAGTCAGTTATAAGCAAGTTATTGGCAGCATGAATGTTTCGTTAGGGCTGCTGTTGACACCCGTTTTTATACTCAGGTTTTGTGTGTCCTTTGGTCGAGGTTGTCCGGCTACAGTGGACGTTAATAATCTTGCGCCATGGCTGGCTTTTTTTATCCATACCCTGCTGTATCTGACGGTTGTAACGGTTCTGGTTTCAGGTGTTTTGATGATGGACGTACCGATCAGTTTTTTTAATATTGTGAGTTTCCCAGCGCCCATGGAAAACAGCCAATTGCATGAATTATTTGCCCTTATTCATACACAAGCCTGCGCAGTATTGGTGTTGTTGGTGAGTGTGCATGTGGCAGCGGTGATCAAGCACCACTGTGCAGGCCGACCCATCATTAAACGCATGTTTTCGTAA
- the gbpA gene encoding N-acetylglucosamine-binding protein GbpA, whose product MKFALSKSGALMGCASSLTLLASLFASQQAVAHGYMNEPPSRAYACRLALNTNCGPAEYEPQTVGEAPKGFPAFGPADGKIPSGGNAMFSALDAQSATRWHLSEIKNRNIEFSWFYTAAHKSTKWEYFITKTDWNPNRPLTRDDFDTTPFCSVEGGGGVPIDGAAGGNGPAAKKHACVIPADRTGQHVILGAWTVDDTAAAFYDVVDVNITAEGAAPDGWTKVGALTPTHSLLPGDTVKARAFTGSAESAEYSFSIGIDSIAEGLPENWSYKLAQTVNASNKPVRAGIRNEEGVIEPIKGANTFYAKAQSGVTNYQLLTQMVPDPAAYMHVHDVAAEYVLDKGKGAVGLTLMTNKNLTVEATVYNEANKQVGYTKQNVNATTAPLSVDVSSAPGAHALKLIASSADGRENFQELKTLTLTGEGGGQQYDAIYPEGFKAYKAGTTVLQPKNGQVYECKPWPASGYCAQYSPTATQFEPGTGSHWNMAWTEK is encoded by the coding sequence ATGAAATTTGCACTTTCTAAGTCTGGGGCTTTGATGGGGTGTGCATCTTCGCTGACTCTACTGGCGTCACTGTTCGCGTCACAACAGGCGGTTGCACATGGTTATATGAACGAGCCACCGTCACGCGCGTATGCCTGTCGCTTGGCCCTGAACACCAACTGTGGTCCAGCTGAATATGAACCGCAAACAGTGGGTGAAGCTCCTAAAGGCTTCCCGGCCTTTGGTCCTGCCGATGGCAAGATCCCGAGCGGTGGCAATGCCATGTTCTCGGCTCTGGATGCCCAGTCTGCAACCCGCTGGCATCTGAGCGAAATCAAGAACCGCAACATTGAATTCAGCTGGTTCTACACCGCTGCCCATAAAAGTACCAAGTGGGAATACTTCATCACCAAAACCGATTGGAACCCTAATCGGCCCCTCACCCGCGATGACTTTGATACGACCCCGTTTTGCAGCGTTGAAGGCGGCGGTGGCGTACCCATCGATGGCGCAGCGGGCGGCAATGGCCCGGCAGCCAAAAAACACGCCTGTGTGATTCCGGCAGACCGCACGGGTCAGCACGTGATTTTGGGAGCATGGACAGTAGACGACACTGCGGCGGCTTTCTACGACGTGGTGGATGTCAATATCACCGCTGAAGGGGCAGCGCCTGACGGCTGGACCAAAGTCGGAGCGTTGACGCCGACTCACTCATTGCTGCCAGGCGACACCGTCAAGGCTCGAGCCTTTACCGGCAGTGCGGAAAGTGCCGAATACAGCTTCTCGATCGGCATCGACTCCATAGCAGAAGGCTTGCCAGAAAACTGGTCCTACAAGTTGGCGCAAACCGTGAACGCGAGCAACAAGCCGGTACGTGCCGGTATTCGCAACGAAGAAGGCGTCATTGAGCCAATCAAAGGTGCCAATACCTTCTACGCCAAGGCCCAAAGCGGTGTCACCAACTACCAGTTGCTGACCCAGATGGTTCCAGACCCGGCCGCCTACATGCACGTGCATGACGTTGCCGCCGAGTACGTATTGGACAAAGGCAAAGGCGCTGTTGGCTTGACCCTGATGACCAACAAAAACCTTACGGTTGAAGCGACGGTCTACAACGAAGCCAACAAACAAGTGGGCTACACCAAGCAAAACGTGAACGCAACCACTGCACCGTTGAGCGTTGACGTCAGCAGCGCCCCGGGTGCTCACGCCTTAAAGCTGATTGCCAGCAGTGCAGATGGTCGTGAAAACTTCCAGGAGTTGAAAACCTTGACCCTGACCGGCGAAGGTGGCGGTCAGCAGTACGATGCCATCTACCCTGAAGGTTTCAAGGCTTACAAGGCAGGTACCACTGTGTTGCAGCCAAAAAACGGCCAGGTGTACGAGTGCAAGCCGTGGCCTGCTTCGGGTTACTGCGCACAGTACTCGCCTACAGCCACTCAGTTTGAACCGGGTACCGGCTCGCACTGGAACATGGCATGGACTGAGAAGTAA
- the gspD gene encoding type II secretion system secretin GspD, protein MTPFNTLSIGQFLACGVMSCALLFHTSATAAGQYWKLAMKDAELRDVVQEMSAVLGTTVVLDHRVQGRITVISEQELDREGVRRLFYAVLDAQGFSVIDQGDRLLIIPVAEAKAQAGNTDTRSAPAQAFVTRVIELNASVAADLAGLLRPLVSNNGYVGPSASTNALVITDTVANTRRITDIVRQLDAGTRYGHSVVELKHGLASDIAKVMEQSLDKKATGASSQVIADMSANRLVILGSEAMRKRLSALARSLDTPANAQQENSRVIRLRHSDAKLLAEVLLAVGQGMKQETALAGASQKASSREVMVAADQSQNALVLMADPAQVRTLESIVRQLDQPRSQVLIHAAIVEISGDIVETLGVQWGVNTGGATGGISFPGTNIQIGALSASNAKLPEGGVLQVGGDRFNALISALASDTNNNVLSTPSLLTLDNQEAEILVGQNVPFKTGSYTGSGENSNNPFTTVTRQDIGISLKIKPHINDGSSLRLEVAQENSEIAPSLQGIDSTDLITNKRALKSTILAEDGEIIVIGGLIKDSVRTQVSGVPLLRSIPYLGALFRWNKDTHTKTNLMVFLRPTIVRSKQDLREISEARYNTLRNLSQPAGKDKNARLLPSKANQMFDARLQDPSAVDLRQPKAQRP, encoded by the coding sequence ATGACCCCATTCAATACGTTAAGCATCGGCCAATTTTTGGCATGCGGGGTCATGTCCTGCGCGCTGCTGTTTCACACCTCGGCCACTGCCGCCGGGCAGTACTGGAAGTTGGCAATGAAGGATGCCGAGCTGCGTGATGTGGTGCAGGAAATGTCTGCGGTACTGGGCACTACCGTGGTGCTCGATCATCGGGTGCAGGGGCGGATCACGGTAATCTCCGAGCAGGAACTGGATCGGGAAGGCGTGCGCCGGTTGTTCTACGCAGTGCTGGATGCGCAGGGGTTCTCCGTCATCGATCAAGGTGATCGTTTATTGATCATTCCAGTAGCCGAGGCCAAGGCCCAGGCAGGGAATACGGATACCCGATCTGCCCCGGCCCAGGCATTTGTTACCCGTGTGATCGAACTCAATGCCAGCGTTGCCGCCGACCTGGCAGGCCTGTTGCGGCCTCTGGTGTCGAACAATGGCTATGTGGGGCCTTCGGCCTCGACCAATGCGCTGGTCATCACCGACACCGTAGCCAATACCCGGCGTATTACCGATATCGTGCGTCAGCTGGATGCCGGTACCCGTTATGGCCATTCCGTGGTCGAGCTTAAACATGGGCTGGCCAGTGACATCGCCAAGGTCATGGAGCAGTCACTGGATAAAAAAGCCACGGGCGCGAGCAGCCAGGTGATTGCAGACATGTCGGCCAATCGTCTGGTGATTTTGGGCAGTGAAGCCATGCGCAAGCGTTTAAGCGCGCTGGCCCGTTCGCTGGACACACCGGCCAACGCCCAGCAAGAAAACTCGCGGGTCATTCGTCTGCGTCACAGTGATGCCAAGCTGTTGGCCGAGGTACTGCTGGCCGTGGGTCAAGGCATGAAGCAAGAGACCGCCCTGGCCGGTGCCAGCCAAAAAGCGTCGTCTCGCGAGGTGATGGTGGCGGCCGATCAAAGCCAGAACGCCTTGGTGCTGATGGCTGATCCCGCGCAGGTCAGGACCCTTGAAAGCATCGTGCGCCAACTCGATCAGCCTCGCTCACAGGTGTTGATCCACGCCGCCATTGTTGAAATTTCCGGGGATATTGTTGAAACCCTTGGCGTGCAATGGGGAGTGAACACCGGTGGTGCCACGGGCGGGATCAGCTTTCCCGGCACCAACATTCAGATCGGTGCCTTGTCCGCGAGCAATGCGAAACTGCCTGAAGGAGGCGTGTTGCAAGTGGGCGGCGATCGTTTCAATGCGCTGATCTCGGCCCTGGCCAGCGATACCAACAACAATGTGCTGTCCACGCCCAGCCTGCTGACGCTGGATAACCAGGAAGCCGAAATTCTGGTGGGGCAAAACGTACCGTTCAAAACCGGCTCCTACACGGGCTCTGGCGAGAATTCCAACAACCCCTTTACCACCGTGACCCGCCAGGACATCGGCATTAGTCTCAAGATCAAACCTCACATCAACGATGGCAGTTCGCTGCGCCTGGAAGTCGCACAGGAAAACTCCGAGATTGCGCCTTCGTTGCAAGGCATCGACTCGACCGATTTGATCACCAACAAGCGCGCTTTAAAAAGCACCATCCTGGCTGAAGACGGCGAAATCATCGTGATTGGCGGGTTGATCAAAGACAGTGTGCGCACCCAAGTGAGTGGCGTGCCATTGCTGCGCAGCATTCCGTATCTGGGTGCGTTGTTTCGCTGGAACAAGGATACCCACACCAAAACCAACCTGATGGTGTTTTTGCGCCCGACCATTGTGCGCAGCAAACAGGACCTGCGTGAGATCAGCGAAGCCCGCTACAACACCTTGCGCAACCTGAGCCAGCCCGCTGGCAAAGACAAAAACGCTCGGTTGTTGCCCAGCAAAGCGAATCAAATGTTCGACGCCAGGCTGCAAGATCCATCGGCGGTGGATCTGCGTCAGCCCAAAGCCCAGCGCCCATGA
- a CDS encoding FAD-dependent oxidoreductase — translation MAERLSNDFQFIDVGRKDPKKKLLRQRKKEFVEIYEPFKPQQSAEQAHRCLGCGNPYCEWKCPVHNFIPNWLKLVAEGNILAAAELSHQTNTLPEVCGRVCPQDRLCEGACTLNDGFGAVTIGSVEKYITDTAFAMGWRPDMSKVVPTGKRVAIIGAGPAGLGCADVLVRGGVTPVVFDKNPEIGGLLTFGIPEFKLEKTVLSHRREVFTGMGIEFRLNTEIGKDISMEQLLAEYDAVFMGMGTYTYMKGGFAGEDLPGVHDALDFLIANVNRNLGFEKSPEDFVDMKGKKIVVLGGGDTAMDCNRTSIRQGAKSVTCAYRRDEANMPGSRKEVKNAKEEGVKFLYNRQPIAIVGEGKVEGVKVVETRLGEPDARGRRSPEPIPGSEEIIPADAVIIAFGFRPSPASWFEQFDIQTDSQGRVIAPEQSKFKHQTSHPKIFAGGDMVRGSDLVVTAIFEGRTAAEGIMDYLGV, via the coding sequence ATGGCTGAACGTCTGAGTAACGACTTCCAGTTCATCGATGTCGGGCGCAAAGATCCGAAGAAGAAACTGTTACGTCAACGCAAAAAAGAGTTCGTGGAAATCTACGAACCCTTCAAGCCCCAGCAGTCGGCCGAGCAGGCCCACCGCTGCCTGGGTTGCGGCAACCCGTACTGTGAATGGAAATGCCCTGTGCATAACTTCATTCCCAACTGGCTGAAACTGGTGGCCGAGGGCAACATCCTCGCCGCCGCCGAACTGTCGCACCAGACCAACACCCTGCCCGAAGTCTGTGGCCGGGTGTGCCCGCAAGACCGCCTGTGCGAGGGTGCCTGCACCCTCAACGACGGTTTTGGCGCGGTGACCATCGGTTCGGTGGAGAAGTACATCACCGACACCGCGTTCGCCATGGGCTGGCGCCCGGACATGTCCAAGGTCGTCCCGACCGGCAAACGTGTGGCCATTATCGGCGCGGGCCCTGCGGGCCTGGGCTGTGCCGACGTGCTGGTACGTGGTGGTGTGACCCCGGTGGTCTTCGACAAGAACCCGGAAATCGGCGGCCTGCTGACCTTCGGTATCCCGGAGTTCAAGCTGGAAAAAACCGTACTGAGCCACCGTCGCGAAGTGTTCACCGGCATGGGTATCGAGTTCCGCCTCAATACTGAAATCGGCAAGGACATCAGCATGGAACAGCTGCTGGCCGAGTACGACGCCGTCTTCATGGGCATGGGCACCTACACCTACATGAAAGGTGGTTTTGCCGGTGAAGACCTGCCAGGCGTGCACGATGCACTGGACTTCCTGATCGCCAACGTCAACCGCAACCTGGGCTTTGAAAAGTCGCCGGAAGATTTCGTCGACATGAAAGGCAAAAAGATTGTGGTACTGGGTGGCGGCGACACGGCCATGGACTGCAACCGTACTTCGATTCGCCAGGGCGCCAAATCGGTGACCTGTGCGTATCGTCGTGACGAAGCCAACATGCCCGGCTCCCGTAAAGAAGTGAAGAACGCCAAGGAAGAAGGCGTGAAGTTCCTTTACAACCGTCAGCCGATTGCCATTGTTGGTGAAGGCAAGGTTGAAGGCGTGAAGGTGGTCGAGACCCGTCTCGGCGAGCCGGATGCCCGTGGCCGACGCAGCCCTGAGCCGATTCCGGGTTCTGAAGAGATCATTCCGGCAGACGCCGTGATCATCGCCTTTGGTTTCCGCCCAAGCCCGGCGTCATGGTTCGAGCAGTTCGACATCCAGACCGACAGCCAGGGCCGCGTGATTGCGCCCGAGCAGTCGAAATTCAAGCACCAGACCAGCCACCCGAAGATTTTTGCCGGTGGCGACATGGTGCGCGGCTCGGACCTGGTCGTGACCGCGATCTTCGAAGGCCGTACTGCGGCTGAAGGGATCATGGATTACCTGGGCGTGTAA
- a CDS encoding type II secretion system protein N, producing the protein MSGGLLVLPLVYGSYLAWQELQYRDALGPAREFAPVSAPVVPAAQPFKAQAIATVMGLNTQAAWVPSAEALQLRASFVSTQGPSQALLAGAQGSRFYSVGDLLPGGSVLRRVEVGHVVLWRNGREERLTLKPASRHVLPASATGSPDPLATSVHLRPLVGQP; encoded by the coding sequence ATGAGCGGGGGGCTGCTGGTATTGCCTTTGGTCTATGGCAGTTATCTGGCATGGCAAGAACTGCAGTATCGCGACGCCTTGGGCCCGGCCCGCGAGTTTGCTCCTGTCAGTGCGCCGGTTGTGCCTGCGGCCCAGCCTTTTAAAGCCCAAGCCATTGCCACGGTGATGGGCCTGAACACCCAGGCCGCCTGGGTGCCGAGCGCGGAAGCCTTGCAGTTGCGGGCCAGTTTTGTATCGACTCAAGGCCCGTCTCAAGCGCTGTTGGCTGGCGCACAAGGCAGCCGCTTTTACTCGGTAGGTGATCTTTTACCCGGTGGCAGCGTTTTGCGTCGTGTCGAGGTTGGCCATGTAGTGCTGTGGCGAAATGGTCGTGAAGAGCGCCTCACGCTCAAGCCCGCCAGTCGGCATGTGTTACCTGCATCAGCTACCGGCAGCCCTGACCCGCTAGCCACTTCAGTCCATCTGCGGCCCCTTGTTGGCCAGCCATAG